A single Pseudomonas sp. MM223 DNA region contains:
- the pstB1 gene encoding Phosphate import ATP-binding protein PstB 1 (*Name pstB1), giving the protein MQQAIRVADTTAFFSVDISQGTRTGYLVEMGPTAQIFQNPREQLTSDYISGKFS; this is encoded by the coding sequence ATGCAGCAGGCGATCCGTGTGGCCGACACCACGGCGTTCTTCTCGGTTGATATTTCCCAGGGCACCCGCACCGGCTACCTGGTCGAGATGGGCCCTACGGCGCAGATTTTCCAGAACCCGCGCGAGCAACTGACCAGCGACTACATCAGCGGCAAGTTCAGCTGA
- a CDS encoding Hydrazine synthase subunit beta, with protein MRRPLFHRALLYPSLLSAALALACGHAMAATAWVSNEKDNSLSLIDMQTLEVTDTLPVGQRPRGLLLSHDNKLLYICASDSDRVQVMDVATRKIIKELPSGKDPEQFALHPNDRWLYVSNEDDALVTVIDTVTDKVLGQIDVGIEPEGMAVSPDGKWAVNTSETTNMLHWIDTSTQTLADSTLVDQRPRFVEFNKDGSRLWASAEIGGTVTILDVATRQVLKTLNFQIKGVHPDKVQPVGIKLSADGKYAFVALGPANHVAVIDANTYEVLDYLLVGRRVWQLAFTPDQSQLLATNGVSGDVSVIDTKTLKVLKSVKVGRYPWGVVVTP; from the coding sequence ATGCGCCGCCCCCTCTTCCACCGGGCCCTGCTTTACCCCAGCCTGCTGTCGGCCGCCCTGGCGCTGGCCTGTGGGCATGCCATGGCCGCCACCGCCTGGGTGTCCAACGAGAAAGACAACAGCCTCAGCCTGATCGACATGCAAACGCTGGAAGTCACCGATACCCTGCCGGTAGGCCAGCGCCCGCGCGGCCTGCTGCTGTCCCACGACAACAAGCTGCTGTACATCTGCGCCAGCGATTCGGACCGGGTACAGGTGATGGACGTGGCCACCCGCAAGATCATCAAGGAACTGCCCTCCGGCAAGGACCCCGAGCAGTTCGCCCTGCACCCCAACGACCGCTGGCTGTACGTGTCCAACGAGGACGACGCGCTGGTGACGGTGATTGACACCGTCACCGACAAGGTGCTTGGGCAGATCGACGTCGGTATCGAACCCGAAGGCATGGCGGTGAGCCCCGACGGCAAGTGGGCCGTCAACACCAGCGAAACCACCAACATGCTGCACTGGATCGACACCAGCACCCAGACCCTGGCCGACAGCACCCTGGTCGATCAGCGCCCGCGCTTCGTCGAGTTCAACAAGGACGGCTCGCGGCTGTGGGCCTCAGCGGAAATCGGCGGCACGGTGACCATCCTCGACGTGGCCACGCGCCAGGTGCTTAAAACCCTCAACTTCCAGATCAAGGGCGTTCACCCTGACAAGGTCCAGCCGGTGGGCATCAAGCTGAGCGCCGACGGCAAGTACGCCTTCGTCGCCCTGGGCCCGGCCAACCATGTGGCCGTGATCGATGCCAATACTTATGAGGTACTCGACTACCTGTTGGTCGGCCGACGGGTCTGGCAGCTGGCATTTACCCCGGACCAAAGCCAGTTGCTGGCCACCAACGGGGTCAGCGGCGACGTTTCGGTGATCGACACCAAGACCCTCAAGGTGCTCAAGTCGGTGAAGGTCGGGCGCTACCCCTGGGGCGTGGTGGTAACACCATGA
- the qedA_2 gene encoding Quinoprotein alcohol dehydrogenase (cytochrome c) (*Name qedA_2), translating to MTIRSLPALSPLALSVRVLLLAGGLALGNVATAATAPAAPAGKSVTWEDIANDHLTTQDVLQYGMGTNAQRWSPLAQVNDKNVFKLTPAWSYSFGDEKQRGQESQAIVSDGVVYVTGSYSRVFALDAKTGKRLWTYNHRLPDNIRPCCDVVNRGAAIYGDKIYFGTLDARLIALDKNTGKVVWNKKFGDHSAGYTMTGAPVLIKDKTSGKVLLIHGSSGDEFGVVGQLFARDPDTGEEVWMRPFVEGHMGRLNGKDSTPTGDVKAPSWPDDPTTETGKVEAWSHGGGAPWQSASFDAETNTIIVGAGNPGPWNTWARTSKDGNPHDYDSLYTSGQVGVDPSTGEVKWFYQHTPNDAWDFSGNNELVLFDYKDKDGKVVKATGHADRNGFFYVVDRNNGKLQNAFPFVDNITWASHIDLKTGRPVENPGQRPAKPLPGETKGKPVEVSPPFLGGKNWNPMAYSQDTGLFYIPGNQWKEEYWTEEVNYKKGSAYLGMGFRIKRMYDDHVGTLRAMDPTTGKLVWEHKEHLPLWAGVLATKGNLVFTGTGDGFLKAFDAKTGKELWKFQTGSGIVSPPITWEQDGEQYIGVTVGYGGAVPLWGGDMAELTKPVAQGGSFWVFKIPSWDNKTAQR from the coding sequence ATGACAATAAGATCGCTACCCGCCCTTTCCCCTCTGGCCCTGAGCGTGCGCGTCCTGCTACTGGCCGGTGGCCTGGCCCTGGGCAATGTGGCAACAGCGGCCACCGCACCTGCTGCACCTGCCGGCAAGAGCGTCACCTGGGAAGACATCGCCAACGACCACCTGACCACCCAGGACGTGCTGCAGTACGGCATGGGCACCAACGCCCAACGCTGGAGCCCGCTGGCCCAGGTCAACGACAAGAACGTGTTCAAGCTCACCCCGGCGTGGTCCTACTCCTTTGGCGACGAGAAGCAGCGCGGCCAGGAATCCCAGGCCATCGTCAGCGACGGTGTGGTCTACGTCACTGGCTCGTATTCGCGGGTGTTTGCCCTCGATGCCAAGACCGGCAAACGCCTGTGGACCTACAACCACCGCCTGCCCGACAACATTCGCCCGTGCTGTGACGTGGTCAACCGCGGGGCGGCCATTTATGGCGACAAGATCTACTTCGGCACCCTCGACGCGCGGCTCATCGCCCTCGACAAAAACACCGGCAAAGTGGTGTGGAACAAGAAGTTCGGCGACCACAGCGCCGGCTACACCATGACCGGCGCCCCGGTGCTGATCAAGGACAAGACCAGCGGCAAGGTGCTGCTGATCCATGGCAGCTCCGGCGATGAGTTCGGCGTGGTCGGCCAGCTGTTCGCCCGCGACCCGGACACCGGCGAAGAGGTGTGGATGCGGCCCTTCGTCGAAGGCCACATGGGCCGCCTGAACGGCAAGGACAGTACCCCGACCGGCGACGTCAAGGCGCCATCCTGGCCAGACGACCCGACCACTGAAACCGGCAAGGTCGAAGCCTGGAGCCACGGCGGCGGCGCCCCTTGGCAAAGCGCCAGCTTTGACGCAGAAACCAACACCATCATCGTTGGTGCTGGTAACCCTGGCCCCTGGAACACCTGGGCGCGCACCTCCAAGGACGGCAACCCCCACGACTACGACAGCCTCTACACCTCAGGCCAGGTTGGTGTCGACCCAAGCACCGGCGAGGTGAAATGGTTCTACCAGCACACACCAAACGATGCCTGGGACTTCTCCGGCAACAACGAGCTGGTGCTGTTCGACTACAAGGACAAGGACGGCAAGGTGGTCAAAGCCACCGGGCACGCCGACCGCAACGGCTTCTTCTACGTGGTGGACCGCAACAACGGCAAGCTGCAGAACGCCTTCCCCTTCGTCGACAACATCACCTGGGCCAGCCACATCGACCTGAAGACCGGTCGCCCGGTGGAAAACCCCGGCCAGCGCCCGGCCAAGCCGCTGCCGGGTGAAACCAAGGGCAAGCCGGTGGAAGTCTCGCCGCCGTTTCTGGGTGGCAAGAACTGGAACCCCATGGCCTACAGCCAGGACACCGGCCTGTTCTACATCCCCGGCAACCAGTGGAAAGAGGAATACTGGACCGAAGAAGTGAACTACAAGAAGGGCTCGGCCTACCTGGGCATGGGTTTCCGTATCAAACGCATGTACGACGACCACGTCGGCACTTTGCGCGCCATGGACCCGACCACCGGCAAGCTGGTGTGGGAGCACAAGGAGCACCTGCCACTGTGGGCGGGCGTGCTGGCAACCAAAGGCAACCTGGTGTTCACCGGCACCGGCGACGGTTTCTTAAAGGCCTTCGACGCCAAGACGGGCAAGGAGCTGTGGAAGTTCCAGACCGGCAGCGGCATCGTCTCGCCGCCGATCACCTGGGAGCAGGACGGCGAGCAGTACATCGGCGTGACCGTGGGCTACGGCGGTGCGGTGCCGCTATGGGGCGGTGACATGGCCGAGCTGACCAAGCCAGTGGCCCAGGGTGGCTCGTTCTGGGTGTTCAAGATCCCGAGCTGGGACAACAAGACTGCGCAGCGTTAG
- the rcsC_11 gene encoding Sensor histidine kinase RcsC (*Name rcsC_11) encodes MPATGLPSGAELQAEVSRLQHENHKLQRINGALIERIESGVTRGNDPYAAFQHSVVLAEQVRERTDALNQAMAELKAVNRLLSEARQRAETAHQHQIRLITDNVPALIAYLNADLVYEFTNKVYEEWYCWPHGVMLGQSLREAHSEHHYQRLEGYVARALAGESVTFEFAETNINGQERYMLRSYVPNRLANGDVVGIFVLIRDITERRNTAQALHQAYQHLEQRVRERTAELTSLNDQLLREIEERSRAESRLREAKREAEQANLSKTKFLAAVSHDLLQPLNAARLFTSALLERREPQDSAHLVRNVSNSLEDVENLLGTLVDISKLDAGVIKADVAPFALSELMDNLAAEYAQVARSEGLELHFVGCCAVVRSDIQLLARILRNLLSNAIRYTRSGRVVLGCRRQRGGLRIEVWDSGIGIAEEHLEEMFQEFKRGDVQRPDQDRGLGLGLAIVEKIAGILGHRIRVRSWLGKGSVFAVEVPLSATAPKAPPSPVVCEPMLERLHGARVWVLDNDAAICAGMRTLLEGWGCQVVTALSEEDLARQVDNYHAEADLLIADYHLDNDCNGVDAVARINARRAQPLPALMITANYSNDLKQQIRELGHTLMHKPVRPMKLKTAMSHLLANSMT; translated from the coding sequence TTGCCCGCAACCGGCCTCCCGTCGGGCGCTGAACTGCAGGCCGAGGTCAGCCGGCTGCAGCACGAAAACCACAAGTTGCAGCGGATCAACGGCGCGTTGATTGAACGCATCGAGTCGGGGGTAACGCGGGGCAACGACCCTTATGCGGCGTTCCAGCATTCGGTGGTACTGGCCGAGCAGGTGCGTGAACGCACCGATGCCCTGAACCAGGCCATGGCGGAGCTCAAGGCGGTCAACCGCCTGCTCAGCGAGGCCCGGCAGCGGGCCGAGACCGCCCACCAGCACCAGATTCGCCTGATTACCGACAATGTCCCGGCGCTGATCGCTTACCTGAATGCCGATCTGGTCTACGAGTTCACCAACAAGGTGTATGAAGAGTGGTATTGCTGGCCCCATGGCGTCATGCTCGGCCAGAGCCTGCGAGAGGCCCACAGCGAGCACCATTACCAGCGGCTGGAAGGCTATGTGGCGCGGGCGTTGGCGGGGGAGAGCGTCACGTTCGAATTTGCCGAAACCAACATCAATGGCCAGGAGCGCTACATGCTGCGCTCCTACGTGCCGAACCGCCTGGCCAATGGCGATGTGGTGGGTATCTTCGTATTGATCCGCGACATTACCGAGCGCCGCAATACCGCCCAGGCGCTGCACCAGGCCTATCAACACCTGGAGCAACGGGTGCGCGAACGCACTGCTGAACTGACCAGCCTCAACGACCAGTTGCTGCGTGAAATCGAAGAGCGCAGCCGGGCCGAGTCGCGCCTTCGGGAAGCCAAGCGCGAGGCCGAACAGGCCAACCTGTCGAAAACCAAGTTCCTCGCTGCGGTCAGCCACGACCTGCTGCAACCGCTGAACGCGGCGCGCCTGTTCACCAGCGCGCTGCTTGAGCGCCGCGAGCCGCAAGACAGTGCCCATCTGGTGCGAAATGTCAGCAACTCGCTGGAGGATGTGGAAAACCTGCTCGGCACCCTGGTGGATATTTCCAAACTCGATGCCGGGGTGATCAAGGCCGATGTCGCCCCGTTCGCCCTCAGCGAACTGATGGATAACCTGGCTGCCGAATACGCCCAGGTGGCGCGCAGTGAAGGGCTTGAGCTGCATTTTGTAGGCTGCTGCGCGGTGGTGCGCAGTGATATCCAGCTGCTGGCGCGGATCCTGCGTAACCTGCTTAGCAATGCCATTCGCTACACCCGCAGTGGGCGCGTGGTGTTGGGCTGTCGGCGCCAGCGTGGTGGCCTGCGGATCGAAGTGTGGGACAGTGGTATCGGCATTGCCGAAGAGCATCTGGAAGAAATGTTCCAGGAGTTCAAGCGCGGTGATGTCCAGCGCCCGGACCAGGACCGCGGGTTGGGCCTGGGCCTGGCGATCGTGGAAAAGATTGCCGGTATTCTCGGCCACCGGATCCGCGTGCGCTCGTGGCTTGGCAAAGGCTCGGTGTTCGCTGTTGAAGTGCCACTGAGCGCCACTGCGCCCAAGGCCCCGCCAAGCCCGGTGGTTTGCGAGCCGATGCTTGAACGCCTGCATGGGGCGCGGGTGTGGGTGCTGGATAACGATGCCGCGATCTGCGCCGGCATGCGCACCTTGCTGGAGGGCTGGGGCTGCCAGGTGGTCACGGCGCTGTCGGAGGAAGACCTGGCGCGCCAGGTGGACAATTACCACGCCGAGGCTGACCTGCTGATTGCCGACTACCACCTGGACAACGACTGCAACGGTGTCGACGCCGTGGCCCGGATCAATGCCCGCCGCGCTCAGCCGCTACCGGCGCTGATGATCACCGCCAACTACAGCAACGACCTCAAACAGCAGATCCGCGAGCTGGGCCATACCCTGATGCACAAGCCCGTGCGGCCGATGAAGCTCAAGACGGCGATGAGCCACTTATTGGCCAACAGCATGACATAG
- the lnrL gene encoding Linearmycin resistance ATP-binding protein LnrL (*Name lnrL) — protein sequence MNALEVSDVSFAYGQREALKQVGFSLAPGRFAALLGPNGAGKSTLIALLTRLYDLQHGDIRVCGCSLRNAARPALRQLGVVFQQSTLDLDLSVEQNLRYHAALHGLSRRQSNLRVDAELARQGLGERRRDRVRELNIGHRRRVEIARALLHEPRLLLLDEASVGLDPASRLALNQHLRRLCREQQLSVLWTTHLLDEVQPSDDLLILHQGRLVASGTAHALSQQHGGDLDNAFARLTSTPSGAHAL from the coding sequence ATGAATGCCCTCGAAGTCAGTGATGTGAGCTTCGCCTACGGCCAGCGCGAAGCGCTCAAACAGGTGGGTTTCAGCCTGGCGCCCGGGCGCTTCGCCGCGCTGCTGGGCCCCAATGGCGCCGGCAAGTCGACCTTGATCGCCCTGCTTACCCGCCTGTACGACCTGCAGCACGGCGACATCCGCGTGTGCGGCTGCTCGCTGCGCAACGCTGCACGCCCTGCCCTGCGCCAGCTGGGCGTGGTGTTTCAGCAAAGCACTTTGGACCTGGACCTGAGCGTTGAACAGAACCTGCGTTACCACGCCGCGTTGCATGGCCTGTCGCGGCGCCAGAGCAACCTGCGGGTCGACGCCGAACTGGCCCGCCAGGGCCTTGGCGAGCGACGGCGCGACCGTGTGCGCGAGCTGAATATCGGCCATCGGCGCCGGGTGGAAATTGCCCGCGCGCTGCTGCATGAACCGCGCTTGCTGCTGCTCGACGAAGCCAGCGTCGGCCTTGACCCGGCCAGCCGCCTGGCGCTCAACCAGCACCTGCGCCGGCTGTGCCGCGAGCAGCAGTTGAGTGTGTTGTGGACCACCCACCTGCTGGACGAAGTGCAGCCCAGCGATGATCTGCTGATTTTGCATCAAGGGCGCCTGGTGGCCAGCGGCACCGCGCATGCCCTGAGCCAACAACACGGCGGTGACCTCGACAACGCCTTTGCCCGGCTGACCAGCACGCCCTCCGGAGCCCATGCCCTATGA
- the gloB_1 gene encoding Hydroxyacylglutathione hydrolase (*Name gloB_1) yields MRWILMLLLCLGLPAWAGLEYRLVPRQIAPGTWLLEGSTDNFAKANGGNIVNTAFIVTDSGVVVIDSGPSKRYGEALRQAIAATTDKPVLEVLLTHHHPDHVLGNQAFADVPIGALAGTRDLLRQQGEAMAENMYRLVGDWMRGTEVVLPTRVLQPGIHEVGGHRLRLLGLGGHTGADLAILDENTGVLFAGDLVFYERALTTPNSPGLEVWQKDLDTLQALPWKQLVPGHGPVADDARPFAQMRDYLGWLDGLMRDGAARGDDMAEMIRSPIPERFAGISLTRYELIRSVSHLYPRYERQQLQRVDTHP; encoded by the coding sequence ATGCGTTGGATCCTGATGTTGCTGCTATGCCTGGGGCTGCCGGCCTGGGCAGGCTTGGAGTACCGGCTTGTGCCCCGGCAGATCGCGCCGGGCACCTGGCTACTGGAGGGCAGCACCGACAACTTCGCCAAGGCCAATGGCGGCAATATCGTCAATACCGCGTTCATTGTCACCGACAGCGGTGTAGTAGTGATCGACAGCGGCCCGTCGAAGCGCTACGGCGAAGCGTTGCGCCAGGCGATTGCCGCCACCACCGACAAGCCGGTGCTGGAAGTGCTGCTGACCCATCATCACCCTGACCATGTACTGGGCAACCAGGCCTTTGCCGATGTGCCTATCGGCGCCTTGGCCGGTACCCGTGACTTGCTGCGCCAGCAGGGCGAGGCCATGGCCGAGAACATGTACCGCCTGGTCGGCGACTGGATGCGCGGCACCGAAGTGGTGCTGCCGACCCGGGTGCTGCAGCCGGGTATCCACGAGGTGGGCGGGCACCGCCTGCGGTTGCTGGGGCTGGGTGGGCATACCGGCGCAGACCTGGCGATTCTGGATGAAAATACCGGCGTGCTGTTCGCTGGCGACCTGGTGTTTTACGAGCGTGCCCTGACCACCCCCAATAGCCCGGGCCTGGAGGTGTGGCAAAAGGACCTGGACACCCTGCAAGCCTTGCCCTGGAAGCAGCTTGTACCCGGGCACGGGCCGGTGGCCGACGATGCCCGGCCATTTGCGCAGATGCGTGATTACCTGGGCTGGCTGGACGGGCTGATGCGCGACGGCGCGGCGCGTGGTGACGACATGGCCGAAATGATCCGCAGCCCCATCCCCGAACGCTTTGCCGGCATCAGCCTGACGCGTTATGAGTTGATTCGCAGTGTCAGCCATCTGTATCCCCGCTACGAACGCCAACAACTCCAGCGCGTCGACACCCACCCCTGA
- the degU_2 gene encoding Transcriptional regulatory protein DegU (*Name degU_2) produces the protein MYKILIADDHPLFREAIHNVISDGFQGSEVMETADLDSALALTQAHDDLDLILLDLNMPGMHGLNGLITLRNEAPTTPVVIVSAEQEKQIVLQAITYGAVGFITKSSPRSQMIEAIEQILNGNVYLPPDIIRAQKSSTSRRHNDTPSFPPEMLQALTRKQLLVLERMTKGESNKQIAYTLDIAETTVKAHVSAILRKLNVHNRVQAILSAGDIDFADYLRR, from the coding sequence ATGTACAAAATTTTGATTGCCGACGATCACCCCCTGTTTCGCGAAGCCATCCACAACGTCATCAGCGACGGCTTCCAAGGCAGCGAGGTCATGGAAACGGCCGACCTGGACAGCGCCCTGGCATTGACCCAGGCGCACGACGACCTTGACCTGATCCTGCTCGACCTGAACATGCCCGGCATGCACGGCCTCAACGGCTTGATCACCTTGCGCAACGAGGCCCCGACCACGCCAGTGGTGATCGTGTCGGCCGAGCAGGAAAAGCAGATCGTGCTGCAGGCCATCACCTACGGTGCCGTGGGCTTCATCACCAAGTCCTCGCCACGATCACAGATGATCGAAGCGATCGAGCAGATCCTCAACGGCAATGTCTACCTGCCGCCCGACATCATCCGTGCCCAGAAAAGCAGCACCAGCCGGCGCCACAACGATACCCCGAGCTTCCCGCCGGAAATGCTCCAGGCCCTGACCCGCAAGCAACTGCTGGTGCTTGAGCGCATGACCAAAGGCGAATCGAACAAACAGATTGCCTATACGCTGGATATCGCTGAAACCACGGTCAAGGCGCATGTTTCGGCGATCTTGCGCAAGCTCAATGTGCATAATCGGGTACAGGCCATCTTGAGTGCTGGTGATATCGATTTTGCCGATTACCTGCGGCGTTAG
- the mltF_8 gene encoding Membrane-bound lytic murein transglycosylase F (*Name mltF_8) yields the protein MRRLAVLFCSLLLWCTAVQAQVRNYDAIIAAGELKVAVYKDFAPYSFEDHGKPRGVDVELAQALATALGVRLQLIWAPPGEKLDDDLRDYIWRGSPLRHQQLADLMMRVPYDHDYAQRRNELGELENAQVVMFGPYQQERWQVAYDQRRLASVASVAVFQQHPIGVEVDSVPSFYLTSVFNGMLSAKTHHYPGVQQAFAAMQAGQVDAVMAMRGEVDWQLHQAADPQLALAENAYPNLGKQAWEIGMAVHESNRQLAYAVEEALEEMIRDGRLKAMYATYGLRYEVPEMYQ from the coding sequence ATGCGCCGGCTTGCCGTGCTGTTTTGTAGCCTGCTGCTGTGGTGCACGGCAGTACAGGCGCAGGTGCGCAACTACGACGCGATCATCGCCGCCGGTGAGCTGAAAGTGGCGGTGTACAAGGATTTTGCGCCCTACAGTTTCGAGGACCACGGCAAGCCCCGCGGGGTCGATGTGGAGCTGGCGCAGGCGTTGGCCACCGCCTTGGGGGTGCGCTTGCAACTGATTTGGGCGCCGCCCGGGGAAAAGCTCGACGACGACCTGCGTGACTACATCTGGCGCGGTAGCCCGCTGCGCCATCAGCAGTTGGCCGACCTGATGATGCGGGTGCCCTACGACCACGACTATGCGCAAAGACGCAACGAACTGGGCGAGCTGGAAAACGCCCAGGTGGTGATGTTCGGCCCTTATCAGCAAGAGCGCTGGCAGGTGGCCTACGACCAGCGTCGCCTGGCGTCGGTGGCCAGTGTGGCGGTGTTCCAGCAGCACCCGATCGGGGTCGAGGTGGACAGCGTGCCTTCGTTCTACCTGACTTCGGTATTCAACGGCATGCTCAGCGCCAAGACCCATCATTACCCCGGTGTACAACAGGCGTTCGCCGCAATGCAGGCTGGCCAGGTGGACGCAGTGATGGCGATGCGCGGTGAAGTCGATTGGCAACTGCACCAAGCCGCCGACCCGCAACTGGCCCTCGCGGAAAACGCTTACCCCAACCTGGGCAAGCAGGCCTGGGAAATCGGCATGGCGGTGCATGAAAGCAACCGCCAGTTGGCCTATGCCGTGGAAGAAGCCCTTGAGGAAATGATCCGTGATGGCCGGCTCAAGGCGATGTATGCCACTTACGGCCTGCGCTATGAGGTTCCGGAGATGTATCAGTAG
- the exaE gene encoding Transcriptional activator protein ExaE (*Name exaE), with product MNIVLVDDHAVVRQGYASLLRAVLPAMEVREAASGEEALVRVQEQVPNLVIMDFGLPGISGLETTRRLRQRLPQLRVLFFSMHDELPLVRQALEAGASGYLTKNSAPEVLIEAVQRVLAGHAYIEQPLATQLACTSQQSTSDPRLQRMTQRELEIFTMLAKGTPARVIAEQLCISGKTVSNHLTLLKSKLQVSSHAELVHLGIDLGVVRVAG from the coding sequence ATGAATATTGTATTGGTCGATGACCACGCTGTGGTTCGCCAAGGCTATGCCAGCCTGTTGCGGGCGGTGTTGCCCGCGATGGAAGTCCGTGAAGCCGCCAGCGGCGAAGAGGCTTTGGTCCGGGTTCAGGAGCAAGTGCCCAACCTGGTGATCATGGATTTCGGCCTGCCGGGCATCAGTGGCCTGGAAACAACGCGCCGGCTGCGCCAGCGGCTGCCGCAACTGCGGGTGTTGTTTTTCAGCATGCACGACGAATTGCCGCTGGTGCGCCAGGCGCTAGAAGCGGGGGCCTCGGGCTACCTGACCAAGAACTCGGCGCCCGAGGTGCTGATCGAGGCGGTGCAGCGGGTGCTGGCCGGGCACGCCTACATCGAACAGCCCTTGGCTACCCAGTTGGCGTGCACGTCACAACAAAGCACCAGTGACCCGCGTTTGCAGCGCATGACCCAGCGTGAACTGGAGATTTTCACCATGCTGGCCAAGGGCACGCCGGCGCGAGTGATTGCCGAGCAGCTGTGCATCAGTGGCAAGACGGTGTCCAATCATTTGACCTTGCTCAAGAGCAAGTTGCAGGTCAGTTCGCATGCCGAGCTGGTGCACCTGGGGATTGATCTGGGGGTGGTGCGGGTGGCGGGGTAA
- the pstB_1 gene encoding Phosphate import ATP-binding protein PstB (*Name pstB_1), producing the protein MVSEATPIVMDCKLDKIFYGNFMAVRDSHVPIRKNEITGFIGPSGCGKSTVLRSLNRMNDLVKGFRFEGHVHFLGQDVYGKGVDPVVVRRYIGMVFQQPNPFSMSIFDNVAFGLRLNRYKGDLGDRVKHALQGAALWDEVKDKLKVSGLSLSGGQQQRLCIARAIATEPEVLLLDEPCSALDPIATRRVEELMVEPEEGLHHRPGDPQHAAGDPCGRHHGVLLG; encoded by the coding sequence ATGGTCAGTGAAGCTACCCCGATCGTCATGGACTGCAAGCTGGACAAGATTTTCTACGGCAACTTCATGGCCGTGCGTGACAGCCATGTGCCGATCAGGAAGAACGAGATCACCGGCTTCATCGGGCCGTCGGGCTGCGGCAAAAGTACTGTGCTGCGTAGCCTCAACCGCATGAACGACCTGGTGAAGGGCTTCCGTTTCGAAGGCCATGTGCACTTCCTGGGCCAGGATGTCTATGGCAAGGGTGTTGACCCTGTGGTGGTGCGCCGTTACATCGGCATGGTGTTCCAGCAGCCCAACCCGTTCTCGATGAGCATCTTCGACAACGTCGCCTTCGGCCTGCGCCTGAACCGCTACAAGGGCGACCTCGGTGACCGTGTGAAGCACGCCTTGCAAGGCGCTGCGCTGTGGGACGAAGTGAAGGACAAGCTCAAGGTCAGCGGCCTGTCGCTGTCCGGCGGCCAACAGCAGCGTCTGTGCATTGCCCGTGCCATCGCCACCGAACCCGAAGTGCTGTTGCTGGACGAGCCCTGCTCGGCGCTCGACCCGATTGCCACCCGTCGCGTTGAAGAACTGATGGTGGAGCCTGAAGAAGGACTACACCATCGCCCTGGTGACCCACAACATGCAGCAGGCGATCCGTGTGGCCGACACCACGGCGTTCTTCTCGGTTGA
- the pipB2 gene encoding Secreted effector protein PipB2 (*Name pipB2) — translation MNYLPFALLLVLSPAMAVSANDEGDDVPMTINGCVIAEASQCPGANLRGANLANQDLRKMNLAGADLRDADLRHARLDLANLEKARLQGANLTRASLQQSNLRLADLSNSKLVAIQGWGMFAQGAQFEKADLGAAYLQFARLSGAKMHQANLRAADLEMAWLSKTDLQEADLEDANLQEAKFGQSNLTRADLRGARQHYGNFQEANMEGCKGCPETWDN, via the coding sequence ATGAACTACCTGCCATTTGCCTTGCTGTTGGTACTCTCCCCCGCCATGGCGGTGAGTGCCAACGACGAAGGCGACGATGTCCCCATGACCATCAACGGCTGCGTGATCGCCGAAGCCAGCCAGTGCCCGGGCGCCAACCTGCGCGGCGCCAACCTGGCCAACCAGGACCTGCGCAAGATGAATTTGGCCGGCGCCGACCTGCGTGATGCCGACCTGCGCCACGCCCGGCTGGACCTGGCCAACCTGGAAAAAGCCCGCCTGCAAGGTGCCAACCTGACCCGTGCCAGCTTGCAGCAAAGCAACCTGCGCCTGGCCGACCTGAGCAATAGCAAGTTGGTCGCCATCCAAGGCTGGGGCATGTTCGCCCAAGGCGCGCAGTTCGAAAAAGCCGACCTCGGTGCGGCCTACTTGCAGTTCGCCCGGCTGTCAGGGGCAAAGATGCACCAGGCCAACCTGCGGGCGGCAGACCTGGAGATGGCCTGGCTGAGCAAGACGGACCTGCAAGAGGCCGACCTGGAGGATGCCAACCTGCAAGAAGCGAAGTTTGGCCAGAGCAATTTGACGCGGGCCGATTTGCGCGGGGCGCGGCAGCACTACGGGAATTTCCAGGAGGCCAACATGGAGGGGTGCAAGGGGTGCCCTGAGACCTGGGACAATTGA